GCTATatgactaattaattaataacCACGGTAGCTGCAGTGACTATTGTGTGCATTCTCTTCTTCTGCCATTGCATAGGGTAGAAACACTAATGTAAGCAGGCATACAGATTCTACAATTagaaaaacacagtaaatatcacatttaaatacagcaagTGTGGCTTTGGGGTTGTGATACGTATTTCACATAACagatctaaaatgcattttctaagatgtcatttaaatgtacagtacagagtAAAAAAAGTTATATTACAAGACAggtcaatatacagtatataagctTATATTTCTAGAGCCGGTTAAGTAATCAAGGAAATAATCTGACTCCTGCATGGATAAGCACCCAAAACCTTGCTGGGGGTTGTTTATATTAGGGGAGTTACACACAACCAGTCATTTTACAGCAAATAGGCATAGTCTTTTTAACATACCTTTAAAAAGTCAATTTTGTTGTCACAGGATGTGATTTGGGGCAGCGCCTGTCAACAGTACAATTTCTGACTGAGCTAGAAGCAAAACACGTgggttttgatttttaaaaaatatatatatttttttttattttcaacagattTTCACCATTTTTGGTGGTTTGAAATAAGTATAAAAACAAGACAAGTGTATGACGTTGGATTTATCGCAGTATATAACCATTCTGTAACTGGCATCCCTATAGATGTAGTGGTATAACTGGGTTAAGATTATATGACAAGTGAAATCTCTTTACCATCAAATTTCATTTGGATTCCAAATCCTTATATTATGTGATTTACTGGTACTGATTATTTTTAAAGTCAAACTTAGGGCAGAAGACAATGCACTTACCTGAGTTTGAATATTGTTCCAGTGAATTCCTTGCTTGAACACAcacgaaattatgaaaaaaaatgtactaagtacaaataaataatatgaataacTAATCAATAATTAATTTGCTGCTTCAATTAAATATTCCCATGGCACTTAACAAAACcataatattaaacatttcatttaagGAAATCATCCCATATATGCCTTTAGAAAATTAAACTTCAGCAAAATTCAAACTGTGTCTATTGGAGATTCTGTTTtccttcaaaacatttttttccagTGTTGGGAAAACTGAATAACAACATACAGTACTCTGTGCAATTAGGTAAACTCTATCAAGTATTCTGGATATATCTGATTGTTATCAAAGATCACAAAAATCTTTGGATTGTTAACATCATCCACACAGCTGTCGTAGAAGTTGATGTAACTCATGTCTTTCGAGGGCGGTCTGCAGTAATGGCTCTTTCCAAGCGTGTAACTGCCCACAAGTACCCGAACGAGGAACAATGACTTAAAGTGAGGTTGAGCTTGAAACACATTAGGTGCAACATCATGTTTTTTCAGGATTGTTCCATGGTTTTCACTTGTTTTGCAGAACTTTGCAGCGTACACTGCATCTCTTGCAAAGTAGGCTCCTAAAAAAGATAAACAAGTACAGTGGGTGTATTCAATTTATAAGAAGAAATGGCATAGTTTAGATCATTTGTGTTATGGATATCATCTAACATCTAACAGTGCAACATCAAGAAAAGATAGTCATACcattcttaagcccctttcacactggcatgcgcTACCTGGGTCGGGAcacggtgtcatgcgggtcaggtacacaatttcacactgcttttaaagAGGCAGGGTTGATGTGGGTGACAAAAGCAAATACACAATGTGCatatcaatgccccagaagcagcgtgttacagacacttccatccaagcttctcgaGATTGACCCGTTGGCACAAATGTTGAttacagcaaatgtttcttcatccctgctgcaatctggctcatggtgtgtctcaatcaacaaaaatatggctaaacagaataaacacaaATGTTCTTTGCGGAAGTGAAATCTTCACGCaagtgtggctgtttgttattttgttggcTTACGAAAGGCCaccatgcattttgtcttgcttgACCTGAGTCAAAGCATGTCGACTCACATCCTGAGGCGGGTCGCTGTGACCCAggtcaacccgggtacgacccaggtacatggtttcacactacgtgggattgtgacccaggtagccagaacccagactgggacccaggtaggagtgccaatgtgaaaggggctctacACTCATGTTATGTtatgtcaagatcacaagatTAATTAACTGTTATGTTGAGGTCCTCCATGAGACACCACACCCCTTTGTCCTTATTCTAATTACATGGTGTTCAAATTGAACACAAACACATTTGTGCAGTCTTGTACCGGCCAACTGATCTTGTCCACTGTGAATGACCTTCAAGATGGAGATGAAATGGTAGAAAATGATATATTCCCATTATGTGTTGTTGCTTCTTGGAAGCAACACAGAGGTGTATTTTAATGTTTCagtgtatttctatattttttattGCTCACACAGTTTTCTATGCCATGGTCTCAGCAACTTTTTGGGGCTGTGTGTTATAACAGTAGTTTTGTGTTCAATATGGTGTACAGTTATCTGAGCTATCTTTAGCACACAAAGTGATATAAAAGTTACACTTTTCACTGCTGATGCTGTTTGTGAGCTGCTGCCGGTACTTGTACCTACACAAGTTCTGGTGTTCCAGGCATACTGTAGTACCGTTACATTGtttgcattaagttttataaggTCCCTGAAATGATATGCTTCAGAAGGGAAGCAAGTGAGCAGCATCCAGCAAGTAACAAGGTCTTAGATTTATTTCCACACAAGTATGTACCACTGACAATAAATGGTGTAGTCTCAAATGCACCCAATTGTACCCCATAGAGGCTTTGCAGTCCAAATTGTTTAACACATACAGTAGCGAAGGTGATTAGTGTTTGTTAGGTGCCAGTGACATTTAGTGCAAATTCCAGTATgataatttactgtatatataaagcaGTTAAATAAGAGGATCGTCTACAAACCCAAGCCATTCTGAATGGCTGTCAGACGTCATGCTCCTAAATCCTATTGATTTCCTATTGAGGTGAGCCATGAGGCCCCACTTTATTGGCTGCAAAGTATTTTAAGCTACAGTATGATTAGAAGATGATTAACAACCCACCTTTTCCAAACACTGTTCCGTGGCCGCCGTTTAATCTACAGTCAAAGTTATTTGTGCATATTGCTTCTATGTTCTCATGACTGGTGCCATGAAACATCATTTTTTCTTCAATTTCTGCACCTTGGTTTCTTCTTTTCAGCTGGGCctttttcctttaaaaagatCCAAGAGGACGCTtgtttttgtgtagtttttattttcaaataaataaacaatagaaaaaaaaacagtacttgtCACATATCTGCTATAACAAAAAGGATGCATCAATAGTACCAGGAGACaaccatttattttgtaatgtttataaaaaaatatattaaaaaatacctTGACTGTTACCTCGTACCTTTGATGCACCCTGTAGTTATCTGCTAATTAAAGCTTACCTGCAGAAGAATTCCCATAGGTCTAAGTTTTGAATTCTCTTGATTGCTGTAATGCAGACgtgcattgtgtttttaaaaagtctagCCACTTCCTTGTATTCATTGGTGTCTTCCTGCAAATGGATTAACTGAAAGAGATTACATTTATGAGCATTAAATGCAAACAATTCCAATTTAGCTATTAAGGTTAATAAATCAATGATTTGCTCAGCTTAACATCAAGCCTAAACACACATCAAGCCTAAACATGCAGCctgcaatatatattttatagaagATACAGCAATCTAGCTTGTAAAGTGctctgtgatggtggtccactatgaaaggcgctatataaaataaagattgattgactgattgtcCACTCATTTAGGATAAAGTACATTACACTAACAGTCCCAACAGGCAACTGTACAGCTACATTAGACTAAACAAAGATTTAAATTTGCTGGTGAAACTATGGCTGACTTCGGTTTCGCAGGTGCATCCCAAAATAACTACTGAGCTTCTAGCAGTGCTTTACTTTCACAACATGTGCTACACATTATTCTAATAACTTTTTTTGTAACAACCTTTATGAAAAAATACTAAAGGCTCCCTGAACACAATTACTGTAAATTCATTCTCACACTAATCCAAAGTCCTGGGGGTCTGCTTATTATGTTGATTTTTAAAAGGTTATTCAAATACTTTAGAACAAAAGTCTAACTCCCATTAGTGTGACCAAACCAATTTGTCAAAATGCGTGACATActgaacatacatacatacatacatacattatgaTCACCATCAGATCACCAAAACGTAGCAATCTACAGAAACATTATGATGCCATAAAGGAACCAAGAGAGAGTGACTTTTTTTCTAAGAAATCTCAAAAACTATATTATTCTAAAGActacaatttaaaaaagcatttttttttctagagGCCTAGGGCAGGATATTCAAAAGGTTGTAAATCAACAAattggtatgtagcattgattttggcattttcaagcagtcgttATGCCTATCTCATTATTAAAtcatttccgaaattatgttgatttacgaaataatgttaatatcttaatgagcagtgcttcttgcgactatttcttttgtttgcgtgggaatttaaacgTAAATCCgtgttgtcataatttatcaggagttaatttgcactgtgaaaaggagggttttaattaacaaaagattatataactcaccttgaaacagaaatttaacagaccgctgCTGTGACGCTGCTGACaatacagagactacctagataattcaatatttgtagttatgaaaatattttagacttttatatacttgtggttatgaatgagatttattcacttgttttaacaatttgtaaccttgaGCCCAGAACATACTGCCCGATGAaatcgcaggaagggatgcaCAAAGTTcagtggcaatggggcgaatcaataggtgaaaagataaggctatggcagtactaataaatatctacaattttggctagaacttaagGCAATGTGATcatgaaaaccacatatgactggagacatgcatgtattctctctctctctatcaaatacatacacacgcacacacacacatacagacatggtattccattggtttgcaTAATGTCCGTGCCGATATTTTctgaaaacaagacctgacagccccacattgtactttttaactattagacaaaatatttacataataaaaactgatgctataatcatgattcatttattatgaataccgttatcattaaattataccaaatcacatttttatttacaatgaagggaaccTATACCTGTGTtgcccaaatgcttataaagtcagcaaaaatacgctttcccttcattgtaaataaaaacatgatttggtaGAGTTTAATTATAATGCTATTAATAACaaacaaatcatgcagcatggtcctaatagcagttgttaagtattctgtaaaccttttgtttaatagttaaaaagtgcaatatggggctgtcagggcttgttttcaaaatatATCGCCACAGACATGattgtatacaaaccaatggaatacctaatgtgatcgagatcattgacatggattttgcctaaacatatttgtaatgttgtcagaatCTCCCCACACTTTACGTACAGTGTACACTTttaccttcacacgtttgtatgcatatattaTAGCCAGGGGTGTAGTGTTATATTTAGAAGAGAGGGGTTGCTATTATCTATCAATATACATAGATAAATTCCAAGCAATATACATAGCTGGCTTACCCCCTGTTTCCGCCCCATCCAAAATATAaatacgtttttttgttttttgtttttttaatctgtgccatCTGATTTtcacccacacgccagataatcgtaaatcagcattttatatgtgaacttatctaaataaatgtccattctgcatgacaaaatgcacaattttaaatgaagtttacaaattatacacaaaataggcATTCTCATTATTTTTGAtttcgctggtgggagagccatcTCACtctacgctagtagtttccataacagcaaattatgcttccattcatttttcgtCATcccgttaacatgcattttgcttAACGAATTGCCCTTATTTAGtgattgagacaggaagtgatgtatgtgacctgcgacaattaagctttttaacgagaaacgcgttcattaacgacctcatcgactcaatttcaaagtatTAACGGATTTATTTAATGAACACATTtggtttgaaaatcacttgctactaaagctctcgttactataccacaagtttgatacaataacactggccCTATTACCTTACCTGATAAGGTTCCTCTGTATTAACCTTCTCCCAATACGGAGGAACCGGAATGGCTTGATCCTCGCTGATCAAcgtatataataaaacaaagggaaaaaaaatgtatgcaaatgtatgCAACTTAAAGCATACACAGGGAACTAGGTATCtagctgtaaaaaaataatttactttcTGAAATGAAAGTCTAGTAGGAATATGTGAAAAAATAGTACTTCCAGAGTACACCACAACGGAATGGCTAACAGCATTAAGAGACAATGCAACTGTCTACAGAAATAGTGTAGATTTCCCACACCGGAACTAGGACATCTACCCACACTTGATGATACCAATGAAAGTAAACAAATATTAAAGATGGTCAATACTTTGTTTTCACTTCTTTTAAACAACTTGAgatatatattagaggtcagcACAGGTACCcgtcgggttttaaattacccagcGCTACCTGGGTCTCTTTTTGCTACCCAggtttcgatttattaatttgagaatttaaagaaaatgtagaaaatacgACAATACAGTTGTACgagcttttgcattaagccttttcttaacccGAAAAAGATCCAGGTATCCGGTTCcagattttctacccgtgccgacctctaatatatatagaCAGCTATATAGACTTGTAATCCCTAAATTTAATATAAAGAGTGTAAGTTGttcaattataaatgaaatagCAAAGTGGCAACAGGAGCTCTATCAGCAAGCAGCCATCCCAGCGGTAAGGTCACGTGATCTCATTCTATCCATGTTTTGTAATACCTAACCCAATGCAAGTAGTACTAGCATGATCAACTTCATTTTCCTTTGCTAATTGACAGCAATTGTTATATACAACAGCACATAGTCAGGAGACAACAATGTGGATGTGGAATCAGGTCCCTTGAAGCTACTGTACCTACCTGAAAGCTGTTATGCAATAAGGGGCACGTTTGATTGGACGCTGTTTTCCGGTTGACATGTTGATTTGTTTCATCTcttagatggaaaaaaaaaaaagacaaagagtttttttaaaaagagggTCCAGACATACAGAACTATAATATACAGGCGCTCCCATACACTAAGTCAGGCATCATAGGcattatagtaaatatttgttGTTTCTCTATTTTTTCAAGGCGTGAACAACAAAGAGGAACAAATTCAGATaattttgatgtgtggtgcaggTAGTCAACAGGGTGTGTCTGTCTGACTTAACAGAGAACCTCCCACTGGATATATGATATTGCCTATGAAGGGTGTGCAGATACTTGTAAATCAGagtgattattttaaaatgattttgtagGCAGGTGTTAAATGGAGCCTGTTATATAATGGGTGCATTTCACAACCAGAAAAGCTGCCTTTCCCTCTTTAGCCCTCATCTACACTACTGAGTACCAATAGCAATGAACTTCTGCATTGAAATTTAAGACAAATATAAAATATCAGTGGTTTTACTTATGTTGATCATGTTCTGTCAGACGGCAAACAAGGgaagctttgttttgtgttgtgtcaTTTATAGGTAGCAAAAATGTCCGCTTTTACCTTATAACATTATCTGTGAATCATGTTTCAAGGGCTTTCCtaaaaaaatgattaattgaTATATGTGATTGGCGTAAGAGGTCGAATATGTTGCGTGTAATATTGCTCtggcgctgttatattgtattatatcaCCCTTAAGTACAGCAAGTGCTTTATTGCTAGCAAATGAATTTGTGCAGACTACAGTTTAATCTTTCAAACATAATTTCAAATGTTCAGTCCCTTTAGTTACCTGTAAATTCAGGTTTCACTGTTACTGTATAAGAAACATTGGATCCATGCAACACAACTTTAACTCACACTTTATATAAAGACTAATTAGATGCATTATACAGTATAGTTTGTTATTCATTAAATATCTCTTAGATTTTTCTAAAAAGGTTTTGGAGTTTGTATGTGTTTTACCACCCTGCCTAacctaaaataaaattgaaaaaaaatggtaAGTTATTTTCCTTGTTtatccttaaataaataaataaaaataacaaaataaagcagCAATACCTGAAAAGTCTAACATGTAGTTATATTTAGCAGTAGTGAATGACAAGCCTCGTTCATTCATTCTGTAACTCCTTTCAATTTCTTCACTGCTCACCGAACACTGGCAGTTTGAACCCAgctttaaagattaaaaaagaagTTAAAATGATCATCTCAaagttgtattttaatatatatttcacaatGAGATGCAAAGTCAAACTTTGTTTATAGTACACTTACCTCAAACATATGCCACACTCCACACTCAGccaaataaaaccaacaccatgGTGTATCTGAGGTGTCCATAGCAACCTCCATATGTTCAACCTCTTCAAACCCTGCCATTCTGACATGGTCTGATataaaacagaaattattttAGGTTTCTAGGAGATTCAGATTGTAATTGATTGATGGCCCTTGGTATTTAGGAGTTATGATTACATTTGAGAGGATGTGATCAAAGCTGACTGACTGGGTTAATAATTGTGTTCTCTAGTGTTGGTCAAACATTTTGGAACAGTTCATGAAAGCAATGTTAGccatttacattttaacttatgATTCACAACAATTCTGTGTGCCTATTAGCCATTTTTATAATAAACCATTTGAGTCCCAAATCATGAGAAAGCTGCTGTtgagattttaaacaaaaatctgATGTACAAACATGTTTGGACAAGAACAATGAGGTTTACCCCTTTAGATCTCAAATGATGTGAGATTATCCGCTTTATTGTACAGTACAACTGGATCAAGACTGCTGTGATTTCTTTAATGCAACTGTCGCATATCAGATTGgtatgtgatactttgtaacctACACCAGAAAGTTTACCTTGAAATAAACATAACGTTACTGAGTGCCTAatactagatttaaaaaaaaaaactattatgaaACTGTATGGTGTGGGCTATTTTGCATGAAATCTGACTGACAATATTACTAACATTCCTAATTACTGTACTGGTATAAATACAGCAGGGgttgcatttaaaaagtaaactatCTGACGACctttatctaaaataaaaactaaatacaaaacgACACGGTATTGCATGACAGAAACAGCTGCTATTATTAACAATAGCAATAAAAGTGCGTGAAACCATGATTTACCTTATgttcatataacagtgttcttTGTGTCTCTACGCTTCCATAACGACTTCTTGGTACTGTACTGCAATTAATTGGTAAGGTTACACCAAATTTGGAGGAATTTTGATCCCAAGTTTCTATTTCTCCACTTCTACACCTCACTCTACTGTTGTTTTCTGGTTCCGCATTCATACGTCACAAGAAATAGGCCAATAGGAGCATGGTGACGttttcatacattaaaaaaagattctCTTTCTACTGAGACCTGCAGAAAGGTTGTTGCTGGTACATCCAGCTCTGAGACTAATGTGAATTACCTAAGTGCAATAATGTGAACTGTATTTTTAGTGTCGTACCATTAATTGACGTCTCTATATTCCACCTCTGTCTATGTAACAGTGCTCTTAGAACATCCATCTGTTAGTCACTGTGCAACTTCCAAACTTTAAAACTTAAATAACATCAGTCTACCTTGCTaattctaccatgctatctgaagaggTCGAAAGCTGAAACGTAGCTATCAATGACTTCTTCTTTTATGGAGCTACATTTGAGACTAAAGTTTATTTACAATCTAGAATTACATATATTGTATGTAGCCCACCgataccatatacagtatatttctccGCGACCGTGAAAAATTGTTGAACATTTTCTCACAGTGGTTTTGAATTGGTTCAGTAGCTTTGAGTCTCCACCTAGCGTACATGCTCGTTAGAGCAGTCTGTTGAAAGTTCAAGAAAGTCTCAAGTTCTGGGTGTTGCCACTACCTTGCAGAGGCCGGGCCAATCACACAGCTGGCAGTAACTTTGTAAACAACACGACTGTGATTACTACACGTTGTTCCTTTTAAACGTTAACTGGTAGTTGGTACCGTGAAACAACAAACACTTTAAATTTATGACAACACAAAGGTAAGTGCAGCTCTTTTGCTTCACATACATGCAAATTCTGTTGTCCAGAGCTTCAGATTTACGGTATATTGCGTGCTGTTGGTAAGCACACCCGAGCATCCGAGTGTTTGCAAAAACTGGTTTGTTAATGCACGGCTTACATTTTTTTTCGAGTGTAATTGTTACCTAGTAAACCACATacgctgtttttatttatttatttatttatttatttatttattttagccttgGACCAACAAGTGTGAAACCAGAGCGTTACGGTACAATAGTGTACATACTATACAGACTGTTgcgcttttttttcttctaaaaaactTGAATGGATAGCAAAACAACGTAGCCAGTCGTGTGCTTCTGTTGAGCGTAATGTTGCGTTTAACCCTCAGATACGGTAGTGCTGAGTTCCATGTAGTGGTTACAACTTAAtacaaatggaaaataaataaagatactgTTTTGAGACAACGTCTAACACTTGTTTGATTTTTGATTTCAAGATTTGTGGTGGGGGTGGTAAAATCGGGCTTTCAATAACAACCCCACGTATTTCACAAGAGACGGGCTTGTAAGATTTGGTTGAGGGAGGGGGATGGGGGATGTGAAGATTATATAAAGTATGCTCCCTCCTTCTTTAAATCCGTTCAATGCTGACTCTACTTAGCAGCTGTGATCACCACTGGAAATGTGGTTAGTGAAATACTCTTATTATACGAGCAACATTTTCTATCGGTATAATATGTAGACAGGCAATACACTCTCTGAGCAGCTTTCATTAAAAATTGGAATGGAAATACAGTAACAAGTACATGTTTGAGCCAATTTAGCCTAAATTTGTCACACTGAGCTTTAGACAAATCATATGAGACACAGGCACAGGCCTGTGTAATTAAACAGGATTACTGGTTGTTTAGCTGTCTTCTATTTTAAGTTTGCCATAGATAAAGTGTAGTacatcataaaaaagaaaacatgatgaAGTGTGATCAGATCTgataaatgtataaaaagcatagggaagcgtgATTAAGCTGCAAGATTGTTACTCTGCATGTTTTGTGatgttgcttttatttgtttatttgctgtTTCATAGAAATACAACTTGGAAGTTGGGTGCTTCCGAAAATGTTGTGGCAACACAAAGCAACTATTATGACAAGCTCAAAATGAAATCTCAAGTGTTTTGAATTAGAGAAGGAGCACTGTAAGAAATGTGTTCGTGCTTGCATGTTAAGATTGCTGAAGTAGAATTGGCATTAATGGTTAGGAGCTATCCTCTTGAATGTGTGCTTAAGGGTC
The sequence above is a segment of the Acipenser ruthenus chromosome 7, fAciRut3.2 maternal haplotype, whole genome shotgun sequence genome. Coding sequences within it:
- the LOC117415266 gene encoding protein mono-ADP-ribosyltransferase PARP11-like — translated: MAGFEEVEHMEVAMDTSDTPWCWFYLAECGVWHMFELGSNCQCSVSSEEIERSYRMNERGLSFTTAKYNYMLDFSEMKQINMSTGKQRPIKRAPYCITAFSEDQAIPVPPYWEKVNTEEPYQLIHLQEDTNEYKEVARLFKNTMHVCITAIKRIQNLDLWEFFCRKKAQLKRRNQGAEIEEKMMFHGTSHENIEAICTNNFDCRLNGGHGTVFGKGAYFARDAVYAAKFCKTSENHGTILKKHDVAPNVFQAQPHFKSLFLVRVLVGSYTLGKSHYCRPPSKDMSYINFYDSCVDDVNNPKIFVIFDNNQIYPEYLIEFT